A stretch of Clostridium sp. BJN0001 DNA encodes these proteins:
- a CDS encoding head maturation protease, ClpP-related, whose amino-acid sequence MKSIQIKGTIVSDDDQWIYDWFGIAAVSPKCVKNQLKDAENDEITVEVNSGGGDVFAGSEIYYILNQYSNNVTIDIVGFAGSAATIISCAGDKVRMSPTAMYMIHNVSGIASGDYNVMDKNSQILKTANKSICNAYRIKTGMSQEEILNLMNEETWLDPEAAKEKGFIDEIINMEDNPQNKAKAALYNAHFVNVLSEEVKEKIRNTVKKPENEPLKNKNSMAFYNAKLNLLELEGR is encoded by the coding sequence GTGAAGAGTATTCAAATAAAAGGTACGATTGTATCAGATGACGATCAGTGGATTTATGATTGGTTTGGTATTGCAGCAGTAAGCCCTAAATGTGTAAAAAATCAATTAAAAGATGCAGAGAATGATGAAATAACAGTTGAAGTTAATAGCGGTGGCGGAGATGTATTTGCTGGAAGTGAGATATATTACATTTTAAATCAGTATTCTAATAATGTTACTATTGATATTGTTGGTTTTGCTGGGAGTGCTGCTACAATAATTTCATGTGCTGGAGATAAGGTCAGGATGTCTCCGACAGCTATGTATATGATTCATAATGTTAGTGGTATAGCAAGTGGAGATTATAATGTAATGGATAAAAATAGTCAGATACTTAAAACCGCTAATAAAAGTATTTGTAATGCATATAGAATTAAAACAGGCATGAGTCAGGAAGAAATATTAAATTTGATGAATGAAGAAACCTGGCTTGATCCAGAAGCTGCAAAAGAAAAAGGCTTTATTGATGAAATAATCAATATGGAAGATAATCCACAAAATAAAGCTAAAGCAGCATTATATAATGCACATTTTGTAAATGTGCTTAGTGAAGAAGTAAAAGAAAAAATAAGAAATACAGTGAAGAAACCAGAAAATGAACCATTGAAGAATAAAAATTCAATGGCTTTTTATAATGCAAAACTAAATTTATTAGAATTAGAAGGAAGGTAA